One part of the Candidatus Bathyarchaeia archaeon genome encodes these proteins:
- a CDS encoding ABC transporter ATP-binding protein translates to MVTLSIMGVECRYASVKILEDVTFQAEAGELIGVLGPNGAGKTTLLKTISGVLKPSGGVVYVDGMALSRMGIKEVAKNIAVVPQDPQTTFNFTAMEIVLMGRNPHMSRLQLESPRDIQLALSSMKLAGVEHLADRMMDEISGGERRLVMIARALAQEPRILLLDEPTLHLDIANQIKVMELLRELCWKKSLLLIAVLHDFNLAARYCDKLILINEGKVQAVGTPEETLTTENLSHVFGVQVHVKRHEMTNSIYIMPVSTSEQKRKKLEKSFRVHVICGGGTGAFLLKALSDQGYETSVGVLNILDTDYEAAQQLGAEVVVEAPFSPITNTAHRKHIELIKRADIIIVTKFMIGKGNLKNLEAAIEGAKMRKPVVLIDSPSLKYDFTGGFGEKMLRSLKRRGAFLVNSGEEALNIVKNLTLKKIGEMVKPQRDAA, encoded by the coding sequence ATGGTAACACTTTCCATAATGGGCGTTGAATGCCGATACGCTTCGGTCAAGATACTAGAGGATGTTACCTTTCAAGCTGAAGCTGGAGAGTTAATAGGCGTGCTGGGCCCCAACGGGGCGGGCAAGACAACCTTGCTCAAAACCATCAGCGGCGTGTTGAAACCCAGCGGCGGCGTCGTCTACGTGGATGGTATGGCGTTAAGCCGGATGGGTATAAAGGAGGTGGCGAAAAACATAGCCGTGGTTCCACAGGACCCGCAGACAACGTTCAACTTCACGGCGATGGAAATCGTGTTGATGGGTCGAAACCCCCATATGAGTCGGCTTCAACTGGAGTCGCCGAGAGACATTCAGTTGGCTTTGAGCTCGATGAAGCTCGCTGGGGTAGAGCATCTAGCTGACAGGATGATGGATGAAATCAGCGGTGGGGAAAGAAGATTGGTCATGATCGCCCGAGCACTCGCCCAGGAGCCTCGAATACTCCTATTGGATGAGCCTACCCTCCACCTTGACATCGCCAACCAAATTAAGGTGATGGAGCTCCTGCGCGAGCTCTGCTGGAAAAAAAGCCTACTACTCATAGCTGTGCTCCACGACTTCAACCTAGCCGCCAGATACTGCGATAAGCTCATACTGATTAATGAGGGGAAGGTTCAAGCCGTCGGCACACCTGAAGAAACCCTAACAACCGAAAACCTCTCACACGTTTTCGGTGTTCAGGTACACGTGAAAAGGCATGAGATGACGAACTCCATTTACATCATGCCCGTCTCAACTTCCGAGCAAAAAAGGAAAAAGCTTGAAAAATCCTTTAGAGTCCACGTAATCTGTGGAGGTGGAACAGGGGCATTCCTGCTGAAGGCTCTCTCAGATCAAGGATATGAAACCTCAGTCGGCGTTCTAAACATCTTGGACACGGACTATGAGGCGGCTCAACAGCTCGGAGCCGAGGTAGTGGTGGAGGCTCCCTTCTCGCCGATCACAAACACCGCTCATAGAAAACACATAGAGTTAATAAAAAGAGCTGACATTATAATTGTCACCAAGTTTATGATCGGTAAAGGCAACCTTAAAAACCTGGAGGCGGCCATCGAGGGAGCTAAAATGCGGAAACCCGTAGTGTTAATCGACTCTCCAAGCCTAAAATACGACTTTACAGGAGGATTCGGGGAGAAAATGCTCCGAAGCCTTAAGCGGAGAGGTGCCTTTCTGGTCAATAGTGGAGAGGAGGCCTTAAACATCGTTAAAAACCTCACCTTAAAGAAAATAGGTGAAATGGTTAAGCCTCAACGTGATGCGGC